The Capsicum annuum cultivar UCD-10X-F1 chromosome 3, UCD10Xv1.1, whole genome shotgun sequence genomic sequence TGTATTATTTAATGAATACCTCTTTGGTCTATCACTAAATAATGCAACCATATTCACTTTGAAGGCCAATGCGTATTAATTATTAGTACAGTTAATTATATGGGCAGGTTGATATGCATTCCCATTGGCCTTCAAAGTCAATGGTTGCATTATTTAGTGAAATAACATGGCTTATGATATATTATTAGTGCAGAGAGACAACTAATTAATTGGCCTTCCGATGATTAATCAAATAATCAAAGTTTTTGGAAGGAGTGGACGGGGTTTGGAAGTTATCTGCCGAAGCATCCAATAGCTCAGTTTACAGAAGAGGATTATTCAATTCGATCAGTGGAACTACATAAGTGTATAGTGAACAAATTGTTACACATAAGTGTATAGTCTATAGTTATAGTGTATAGTGAACTACATAAGTGGATAGTGTATAGTGAACTACATAACCAGCTGCTTGCAGTAGCATACGGCAGTCGTCTGTGCTTATATCGTTAATTTTAGTACAGTGAAACTATACTGGTGCAGGAAATAAATAGTTTTAACTTTTGGTCTTTCTAAAGTTGTACATTGTTGTGGCTGTGTATGATTAGATTAATGTGCTGTTTTGTCTTGCACACTGCTCAGTAGAAATAAATAGTCAATGGCTGAAGAATTTAATGAAATAACATTCTTATTAGTACAGATATACATGTAATTAATACTAAATAGCCAAGCATTTATAGAGAGAATCAACTTGATGATTTCAGTTGCATTTTGATTTAATAGTCTCTTTTTATCTCTTTGTGCATTGATGTTTCAAAGAGATTCTCAAAATACAGTGGAGGTAAAGCCTTTGGCAAATCATACCCATAAAATGCCTTTTCCTCAAACCCTCTTTCAGATATTTCACATGGTTTGGACAATTCTCCATCATGAGCTAGCTTTTTCGGTTGAACCAAGTCAATAGGTCTCTATTATTTGTGTTTCTCAATGTTGGACCCTCGTAATTCACGCTGCATCCAAGTCCCGAGGGCGTGGGTAAGCCTTCTTGTATTCCGGCAATACTTCTGGTTTAAGGACATGTTGATGTCTTCGAATCAAACTGTAGTGAGCTGGTTTCACCATGCATGCAGTGATCATTCAACCTAAGTGTTTTTGAGTGTTCACAGTGTTTAAAGTAAGTGTTTCATACAACCTAACAATATCATAGACTAGCCTAGCATCAACTTGACTGATTTAACCCACTCTGTTCCCTGAATTATATAGCCATTTTGTGCTTGCATCGAtgaattttctttcaaaatccaTTTCAACCACAtcatttggtttattattttgcTGGTTTGCTTTGTAGTGTTTCCCTAGGTTCAACCTGGAGAATTTTTCATGTAACAAGCAAGTATTTGAGAAACTCGATGTAATGGCTGCAAGAAAAGGATGCACCCCTTCACAACTAACATTGTCTTGGCCTTCTTCACCAAAGCGATGATGTATGCCCTATACCAGGCACTACGAAGATTGAGAAGTTCAACGAAAAAATTGAATGTGGAAGACGTGAAAGAGCTTGAGTCATATGCCTCTGGTCATGATGTTGTCAATGATGAGACACAAGTGTACATGTTATCACATGGGATAAATTTAGAGAGACTGCTGTTGTCCTCCTCGAAAGATGAGTAGGAGTTTGACAGGTGATATCTATCTGGCTTCCTACGATGCACAACAGCATGATGTTTATTGAAGGTAACAAGAAATCACATTTTGGTTCCCAATCATCAAAAATATACAGAAAAAGAGTTTATCAATCAAAACAAACTTAGCAATCGTTGATTGAGGATGGACATTTCAGCTAGCTGCACAATAGCCTGTGTGCGCTTTTGCTGCAGTTGTCAAATTCAAACAAGTACTCGTTAGtttgagagaaattaagagaaagcAAGCATCGAATTAGAAAGGAAAAAAGGAACATATtcttttttagaagaaaaaactGAAACAATACCATTGTTGTGGTTACAGGCACATGCTTGACTCACCGACGCTTTCGTGCTGCGAATGACAGATCCTGTATTGAAGATAGTGTTTGCAAATTAGATACTCATGGATACTCAAAAACAGCACATACGAGTTTGTTTCAACTTACTTTGGTAATGATTTCAATACGGTCATTTCCTTCATTCTCTATGACGTCTTCCTTTATTCTCACAGCTGAAGCCTCCAGAGAATCTGCGCAGGGCCCAATCAACTTAACCTGTTTCAGTGTTGGAATATCTGCAAAGCTAAGAGGGATCTCCTCTAGTTTGCAACAAAAACTTATAACTAGTTTCTCAAGCTGAGGAAAGGATTCCTCTGAAGCATCCCATGTTGTGGTACATAAGTTCACCAGTTTCAACAACTTAAGTTTATGGAATGTGATATCTGTAGGAATGCACCACTCTTTGGATTTATGGAAACACACTAATTGGAGATATTCTAGGATTGGTAGTCCCGTAATGAAAGAAATCGCCGTGTCTACAGGTACCCTGCTTAGTACCAACTTCTTTAAATTTGAAGGCAATTGTAAGCCTAATACTGGGGACCCTGGAAAGAAAAGACTTAGTGATTGAAGCTGGGTGTGACTCTCCATATTGATATGGAAAGGCTTTGCGTAATCATCTTCACCTGACGTTGAGTCATCTGTAGGAGCCTTCATAAAAGAGATGCCAAGTTGTTGAAGATTAGGACACTTACTTAAATAACACATCAAAGTTATCAGCTTCCTTAATTACAACTCTCCTAAATATCCTCAAATTTTCCAATTTAGAGGATTCAGCAAACATCCCCTTCTTATCCGTATACTGATCAACAATAGCTTTTGGAGTTTCAACATGCCTTAATTTTTCCATTTTCCAAAAATTCGTTGATAACGTTAACCCATTTTCTATCTTTCTCACAATTAAAGTTTCAAGATGTGGAAGATTTAGTACCCAATCATAGTCTAAAATTGAATGAACTGCAAGGTACTTCAGGTGAATTAGAGGTCTGAATATATCTAACCAAATCTGAGCCTCATCAGGACAATCCAAATCCAAGACCTTAACTAGTCTCATGTCACTAAACTGAGAGGACATCCGATCACAAGAATTTCCTTCATGTGTCATTATCACTGACCTCAAGCGTTGGCGGAAAGTTTTGGAGCCCAAACTGAAAAGCTCATCAGTGAAATTGAAACTCACTCGTCTATCCTTCCAACGGGAAGATTGAAATCGGTTAGGATTTCCCTTCACTGCCAGCATAAACTTTTCTTCTCTACTCTTATTCAAACAAAAGTGAAGCACTACATCATGAACCTGGCAGTATTTGACTTTTCCGTTGTATCTTCTACCTGAAACCATCACCACGTTACTGCTAATGAGATCATTCAAGTAACCTTCAGCTGTCTCTTCCAATCTCCCAGATTCTTCAATATTCTGCACGAAGCATTCCGCTATCCATAAACTTATCAATTCAGACACTGGAATTCTTGAGTCCTCGGGAAACATCCCCATGTAAAGAAGGCACGGTCTTAAATGGTCAGGTAAGTTATCATAACTTAACTGCATAGTCGAAAGACTATATCCTTCAGGCTCACCATGATAGGAAACCAGAGAATGTTTAACCTCATACCACCAAGAGGCTTCCATTTTATTCCTTTTGATTATTCCAGCAACCAAAACAATCACCAGAGGCAATCCTTTGCATCTTTCTGCAACTGCTTTACTCACATCTTGTAGTGAAGGAGCGAAACTTTCCTGTTGAAACACCTTTATCTGCAACAACTTCAGACTGTCATCGGATGTGAGGAATGGAAGAGAATAAGGATCAATATGGTGCTTGACTTGCTTAGCCACTTCCTCAAGTCGAGTTGTTATTACTATTCTGTTTCTATTTCCAACATCAGGAAACGAAAGCCTTAAGTCATCCCATGCCTTACTATCCCACATATCATCCAAGACAATGAGATATCTCTTTCCCATTAGGCTTTTCTTCAACTCGTCAGCAATGATGTCTTCCTTATCTCCCTTATCCTCTTTACCTGTAACTTGACTAAAAATCTCTTGTAATAGGTCCCTCCGGTTATATGATTGAGAAATGATGCACCATGCTCGAACATCAAAATGGTAAACAATGCAGCCATTATTGTACACCTTTCTGGCAATAGTTGTTTTCCCTTGTCCCCCCATGCCTACAATTGGGACAACATCTATCTCATGGGTACCTCTAATCAGATATTGGATTATTTTTTCTGATTCATTCTCAAATCCAACTATCTCCTCATCATTCACAGGATTGCTACGGTGAATTGGAAGATGCTTAGATGGCTCTACCACAGAGAAGGGCTTAAGAGGAAGGTTCTGAAAACTCATCTCCTTCACCTTCGCAAGAATTTGCTTGCTCTCTTTGATGATTGCAGGAAGCGAGCAAAAAAAATGCGTAAGAGCATTATGTTGAACCAGAATAGAGTCGATGGATACTTCAGCTTCGTATGCCAAATTTACAGTACGCCTTTGAAGATCTTTGAGAATTTCTTCATCTTTATGATGTACCTTTGGAACATCTCTGAAAACAGATGTTAGATACGAAAGATCTTCATCTAAAGTTCCAATACAGGGTTTCATCATGAAATCTgaacttgattcagatttcaatGTATCAATCAATTTCcttaaaaaagaatgaataaagcTCAATCCACCAACTGTGGGGAACTCATCAGATGGACTGTATTTTAAGGATTTGTACCTCTCTTCCACATCTGCCTTTAGATCTTCAATTTTCTCCAATATTTGTATCATAGCATCGTCAATCTTGTTAGCGTCTTCTTTGATTACACATAGTATGTCACCCACAACAACTCCAATCTTTTCTAAGACTTCATTCAACCCCTTGCCATTAATAACATGATTTGGCACATCACTGAGAGAAACCAACAAGAACTCTATTGCCACATCAATTTCTTGAGCAGATACAAAGTTCTTAAgcttcttatttctaagatacaCCAGCAAACTGTTTAGATGATGTGAAAATCCTTTTGGTAATTTCTTTTCCCTGAAAGTTTTTGATTGAGTAAACTTTTAAGCCTTTAGTTCACCACGAAATATCTTTTTCATTTCCAGATCCACTAATACAATCAGGCACAAACAGGAAGACACAAGTGTATGATCTTCATCATAGCAAAGAGAAAGATAGAAGTGTCCCACAGTTTCAGCCATTAACTGAATTTGGGTCCGCAAACCTTTCAACTTCTCATGGCCGACGCAGCCATTTATCTCTGTGCCATATAAGTATCTTATAAACCTCATTCTCTTTTGAATGTAGGTCAACTTATTCTTAAGTATTTTCACTTCCTTTGTCATATCAGGGTCAGGCACACGGAGTAGAAGCCTCAGCAAATCATTTAGATTCTTGTCGAGGTAATCCATATATTTCGTCGGATCAGAATCATCCATCTCAAAATTGCACATTGAACTGGTATTACCTTCAACGAATTCCTGCAACTGAGATACTAGACTTTCCGTTTTAATGTTAGTTCTGCATTCATCTGGAATTTTACCAAAATCAAGCTTCTCCACAGTCTGTTGGGCCGTCCTTGTGATTTTGACCAAGGAATCAGGCAAAAGAACATATTTGTACTTTATAAAGGTCCTCAAAAATCTTAGCCTCAGTTCAAGTTTTTCAATTTGATCAACCTCGATGCTACTCAGATCACCTCCACTCTTGATCATTCCTAGCTGATCTAATGCATCGTCAATTTCATTTTGGACCATTTTTCGTAGATAAAGTTGGAAATTCCTGCAAGTTCACCAACCGTTGGATTTTCAGTTTCAAGCAACTAGAGCGACATTTCTATTCATTTCTCTCAATATATACGGTTAGAAGCTATGTTTGTTATTTGTTAATAATGCAAGTGTATTTCACTTCATACTTTCAAATGACAGATTACATCAACCTTATATACACAAAGCTAGACACAAAAGGTCAAGAGTAGATCCCTAAAATCATGCCTTCTTCCTACAATAATTGACTATCTATGAGATACTACTTCTAGATATATCTTTGACATTTACTACTTCTAGATATATCTTGATAGCTACCATATTTTACTACTTCTAGATATATCTTGACAGCTAACATATCTTGACTGTAACACCGCATACTTTTTGGCTAGAATTTAGACCATAGTTCCTACGCGTATAGACCCGAGCCagatttttttcttgttaatgtATGTGTGATGATCACTCCTATAGTGTGGAAAAACCTTTGAaaatgaattgaggtcacaagaatctcctaactcaaagacgagttgaaaacaattcCATCGAGtaagttttagtggacacttCAACCTGGGTCAACTTTCGTCGAGAATAACTCCTGATATATTGTGAACTGGGTGGccttatatatatcaaatgaaaggtctttgagtcttctttccaacgcaaccgatttcatccaaatccagcatcggagtaaagagttatgcccaATTCACTTCAGCATATCAATCTGTCAAGCCGAGGGACTGCTGCGACCTTTTTTGTTTCCTTagggttatttttgtctttttcctcGTCTCACCTCAGCCACAACACGAAATAAAATCAGTATTTGGGCTAAATACATCACAAACTAATCAATTCCTCTAAAAAATCCAACCTTAATCCTTTCCCCAAAGGtcaagaactcatccctaagatcaagaattccaagaaaaggatcaagatccgggttccatcgttcaaactaaataatctaaggtacgtggggttttcatAAACTACATGGGCTGGCTGAAAATACTTTGAATATGGTTTaaagtttagaaatcatgaatttacaaagggGTTTGGAATTTACA encodes the following:
- the LOC107864436 gene encoding LOW QUALITY PROTEIN: putative late blight resistance protein homolog R1A-3 (The sequence of the model RefSeq protein was modified relative to this genomic sequence to represent the inferred CDS: deleted 1 base in 1 codon; substituted 1 base at 1 genomic stop codon); translated protein: MVQNEIDDALDQLGMIKSGGDLSSIEVDQIEKLELRLRFLRTFIKYKYVLLPDSLVKITRTAQQTVEKLDFGKIPDECRTNIKTESLVSQLQEFVEGNTSSMCNFEMDDSDPTKYMDYLDKNLNDLLRLLLRVPDPDMTKEVKILKNKLTYIQKRMRFIRYLYGTEINGCVGHEKLKGLRTQIQLMAETVGHFYLSLCYDEDHTLVSSCLCLIVLVDLEMKKIFRGELKAXKFTQSKTFREKKLPKGFSHHLNSLLVYLRNKKLKNFVSAQEIDVAIEFLLVSLSDVPNHVINGKGLNEVLEKIGVVVGDILCVIKEDANKIDDAMIQILEKIEDLKADVEERYKSLKYSPSDEFPTVGGLSFIHSFLRKLIDTLKSESSSDFMMKPCIGTLDEDLSYLTSVFRDVPKVHHKDEEILKDLQRRTVNLAYEAEVSIDSILVQHNALTHFFCSLPAIIKESKQILAKVKEMSFQNLPLKPFSVVEPSKHLPIHRSNPVNDEEIVGFENESEKIIQYLIRGTHEIDVVPIVGMGGQGKTTIARKVYNNGCIVYHFDVRAWCIISQSYNRRDLLQEIFSQVTGKEDKGDKEDIIADELKKSLMGKRYLIVLDDMWDSKAWDDLRLSFPDVGNRNRIVITTRLEEVAKQVKHHIDPYSLPFLTSDDSLKLLQIKVFQQESFAPSLQDVSKAVAERCKGLPLVIVLVAGIIKRNKMEASWWYEVKHSLVSYHGEPEGYSLSTMQLSYDNLPDHLRPCLLYMGMFPEDSRIPVSELISLWIAECFVQNIEESGRLEETAEGYLNDLISSNVVMVSGRRYNGKVKYCQVHDVVLHFCLNKSREEKFMLAVKGNPNRFQSSRWKDRRVSFNFTDELFSLGSKTFRQRLRSVIMTHEGNSCDRMSSQFSDMRLVKVLDLDCPDEAQIWLDIFRPLIHLKYLAVHSILDYDWVLNLPHLETLIVRKIENGLTLSTNFWKMEKLRHVETPKAIVDQYTDKKGMFAESSKLENLRIFRRVVIKEADNFDVLFKKCPNLQQLGISFMKAPTDDSTSGEDDYAKPFHINMESHTQLQSLSLFFPGSPVLGLQLPSNLKKLVLSRVPVDTAISFITGLPILEYLQLVCFHKSKEWCIPTDITFHKLKLLKLVNLCTTTWDASEESFPQLEKLVISFCCKLEEIPLSFADIPTLKQVKLIGPCADSLEASAVRIKEDVIENEGNDRIEIITKDLSFAARKRR